In Lactococcus garvieae subsp. garvieae, the following proteins share a genomic window:
- a CDS encoding basic amino acid/polyamine antiporter translates to MEVENKKGIGLMALVAIIVSGAIGGGVFNLSNDLANGATPGGVVISWLFIGFGILMLVLSLNHLVVNKPELSGVSDYARAGFGDFAGFLSGWGYWLSAWAGNVAFAVLMMTSVNYFFPGIFANEDGSLTFLSVIVVSVVSWSLTALVIRGVEGAAVINAIVLIAKLIPIAIFAVVAIVMFRAGVFTEHFWQNVVINADGSAAFTHMTASGLVGQIQSSLMVMIWVFVGIEGAAMMGDRAKKKSDAGKASIIGLFTLLVIYILLSLLPYGYLDQAQLASMPQPGMVGILREMVGPWGGNLMAIGLIISLLGAWLSWTMLPVESTSQLASQKLLPAWFGKENEAGAPVNSLLLTQGFVQLFIIITYFASDAYNVFVYLCTAVIMVCYALVGAYLLKVGLVEKSTKNVLIGFFAMAFQVIALYLSGWQFVWMASILYVVGFVLYIRAKRENNRTISTGEWVAIIIFTLAALLALYGLLANQFGLRALLGI, encoded by the coding sequence ATGGAAGTAGAAAACAAAAAAGGAATAGGGCTCATGGCCCTCGTAGCAATTATCGTATCCGGAGCTATCGGTGGTGGGGTATTTAACCTCTCGAACGACTTGGCAAATGGAGCTACACCAGGTGGTGTGGTCATTTCATGGCTCTTTATTGGTTTTGGTATTCTTATGCTCGTTTTGAGCTTAAATCATCTCGTGGTTAATAAACCAGAACTCTCCGGTGTTTCAGATTATGCCCGCGCAGGATTCGGTGATTTTGCCGGCTTCTTATCAGGTTGGGGTTATTGGTTGTCCGCTTGGGCAGGTAACGTAGCTTTTGCTGTCTTGATGATGACGTCTGTCAATTATTTCTTTCCTGGTATTTTTGCTAATGAAGACGGTTCATTGACCTTTTTATCAGTCATCGTTGTTTCAGTCGTGTCATGGTCGTTAACTGCACTTGTTATTCGTGGAGTTGAAGGAGCAGCAGTAATTAATGCTATTGTTCTCATTGCTAAATTAATTCCAATCGCAATTTTTGCCGTTGTAGCTATTGTTATGTTTAGAGCCGGCGTCTTTACAGAGCATTTTTGGCAAAATGTCGTCATTAATGCAGATGGATCAGCAGCATTTACTCATATGACAGCCTCAGGATTAGTCGGACAGATTCAAAGTTCCTTGATGGTTATGATCTGGGTGTTCGTGGGTATTGAAGGTGCGGCAATGATGGGCGACCGTGCGAAGAAAAAATCAGATGCTGGTAAAGCTTCAATTATTGGATTGTTCACTTTGCTTGTGATTTATATCCTGCTCTCTCTCTTACCTTATGGGTACTTGGATCAAGCACAACTTGCAAGTATGCCGCAACCAGGTATGGTGGGTATCTTACGTGAAATGGTTGGCCCTTGGGGTGGTAATTTGATGGCTATTGGGCTTATCATCTCACTTCTCGGCGCTTGGTTATCATGGACGATGCTTCCAGTTGAGTCAACTTCTCAGTTGGCTTCACAAAAGCTCTTGCCTGCTTGGTTTGGTAAAGAAAATGAAGCTGGTGCACCTGTTAATTCATTGCTTTTGACTCAAGGTTTTGTACAACTCTTTATCATTATTACTTACTTTGCCTCAGATGCTTATAATGTCTTTGTTTACCTCTGTACTGCAGTAATTATGGTCTGCTACGCTCTTGTCGGAGCATATCTATTAAAAGTTGGTTTAGTTGAAAAATCAACTAAAAATGTTTTGATTGGTTTCTTTGCCATGGCATTCCAAGTTATTGCCCTCTACCTGAGTGGCTGGCAGTTTGTCTGGATGGCTTCTATTCTGTATGTGGTTGGTTTTGTCCTCTATATCCGTGCAAAACGTGAAAACAACAGAACGATTTCAACAGGCGAATGGGTTGCGATCATTATCTTTACTCTTGCCGCTTTGCTCGCTCTTTATGGCTTGCTTGCTAATCAGTTTGGTTTGAGAGCGTTACTTGGTATTTAA
- the arcC gene encoding carbamate kinase codes for MVRRIVVALGGNAILTDDPTAQAQQEALEVTARQLIPLIKDNDVEIVVTHGNGPQVGNLLLQQLGSDSAKNPAMPLDTAVAMTQGQIGYWMTQAFTKALIKEGLERIPVASVVTRVVVDSHDPAFENPTKPIGPFYDEAQMNKMLEQYPDWKFVEDSGRGYRRVVASPKPERIVEAEAIKPLLDAAVLTTVSGGGGIPVVANEDGTYTGVEAVIDKDFSAAKLAELVDGDELVILTGVDNVFVNYNTPDQKKLEKVTLSEIGAYLEDGQFAAGSMKPKVEAAMAFVERTGRAATITSLENLEDFLANGSGTTIVAD; via the coding sequence ATGGTTAGACGTATTGTGGTTGCTCTTGGCGGGAACGCTATTTTGACAGATGATCCAACAGCTCAAGCACAACAAGAAGCGCTTGAAGTTACAGCTCGTCAATTGATCCCGCTTATTAAAGATAACGATGTGGAAATAGTTGTTACCCATGGTAACGGTCCTCAGGTTGGTAACTTGCTGTTGCAACAACTGGGATCAGACAGTGCTAAAAATCCTGCCATGCCTCTAGATACAGCTGTGGCTATGACTCAAGGACAAATTGGATACTGGATGACTCAAGCCTTTACTAAAGCTTTGATCAAAGAAGGCTTGGAACGTATTCCTGTTGCTTCTGTTGTCACACGTGTCGTGGTGGATAGTCATGATCCTGCATTTGAAAACCCAACAAAACCGATTGGCCCATTTTACGATGAAGCACAAATGAACAAAATGTTGGAACAATATCCTGATTGGAAATTTGTCGAAGATTCAGGCCGCGGGTATCGTCGTGTCGTTGCCAGTCCAAAACCAGAACGTATTGTAGAAGCAGAAGCCATCAAGCCATTGCTAGATGCTGCGGTTTTAACTACCGTATCAGGCGGCGGCGGCATTCCTGTGGTTGCAAATGAAGATGGCACATATACAGGTGTGGAAGCTGTTATTGACAAGGACTTTTCAGCAGCTAAACTTGCAGAACTTGTAGATGGTGACGAGTTGGTGATTTTGACAGGTGTGGACAATGTTTTTGTCAATTACAATACTCCAGATCAAAAGAAATTGGAAAAAGTTACTTTGTCTGAAATTGGTGCCTACTTGGAAGATGGCCAATTTGCTGCAGGCTCCATGAAACCAAAAGTGGAAGCAGCTATGGCTTTTGTAGAACGTACAGGTCGTGCCGCAACAATTACTTCCCTTGAAAACCTTGAAGATTTCTTGGCGAACGGTTCAGGAACAACAATTGTAGCTGATTAA
- a CDS encoding prolyl-tRNA synthetase associated domain-containing protein yields the protein MRSFKEVEKLMAELKIPYKIVEHPASHSTEESDQYIEGHEGCRSKTLVLANKKSTQFYMVIMDDSKRVEMNKLGEILGVNRLHFVSEERLESMLGLQPGIVSLYGLVDNKMDNMHVYFDREMLEEHDIMTLHPNDNTKTIFFPIEDCFKILDAQCYTYTIIDI from the coding sequence ATGAGAAGCTTTAAAGAAGTAGAGAAGTTAATGGCTGAGCTCAAAATTCCCTATAAAATTGTTGAGCATCCGGCCAGTCATTCTACAGAAGAATCTGACCAATATATTGAAGGTCATGAAGGTTGTAGGTCAAAGACTTTAGTTTTGGCTAATAAAAAATCCACGCAATTCTATATGGTTATTATGGATGATAGTAAGCGAGTTGAAATGAACAAACTGGGGGAGATACTTGGAGTAAATCGACTTCATTTTGTATCAGAAGAACGTTTGGAAAGCATGTTGGGACTGCAGCCTGGGATTGTTTCTCTTTATGGTTTGGTTGATAATAAAATGGATAATATGCACGTTTACTTTGACCGAGAGATGCTTGAGGAGCATGACATCATGACGTTACACCCCAATGACAATACAAAGACAATCTTTTTTCCAATAGAAGATTGCTTTAAAATACTGGATGCACAATGCTATACTTATACTATTATTGATATTTAG
- a CDS encoding aminotransferase, which translates to MKIDGFGVEEWLNVWEKDAVYDIAQSTISSMTLQEILNLEEDKGQSFMSHLMQEKFNYGWIEGSPEFKQEVAKLYTKVPPENILATNGATGANHLVLYGLIEPGDHVIAEYPSYQQLYDIPRSLGAEVEFWQIYESENWYPRLEELRQMIRPNTKMICLNNANNPTGTTLNRAFLEEVIQLARTVGAYVLVDEVYLPLDDSEDYAPIVDLYEKGISTNSLSKTYSVPGVRLGWVATQDEKLADEFRKYRDYTMICCGVFDDALGTLVLKHRDQVLARNKEIVTNNLRILREWVENEPLVSMIYPKAVSTSFVKFEALDPAQTEEFCVALLKNKGVLLVPGNRFDLPGYARLGYCTDEKTLRKGLSALSQFLREYNK; encoded by the coding sequence ATGAAGATAGATGGTTTTGGAGTAGAAGAATGGCTCAATGTATGGGAAAAAGATGCAGTTTATGACATTGCTCAATCCACGATTTCATCCATGACACTGCAGGAAATATTAAATCTGGAAGAAGACAAGGGCCAAAGTTTTATGTCTCACTTAATGCAGGAAAAATTTAACTACGGATGGATTGAAGGCTCTCCTGAATTTAAGCAAGAAGTAGCCAAGCTTTATACGAAAGTTCCCCCAGAAAATATTTTGGCGACAAATGGCGCAACGGGTGCCAATCATTTGGTCTTGTATGGATTGATCGAGCCGGGAGATCATGTGATTGCAGAGTATCCAAGCTACCAGCAGCTCTATGATATCCCACGTTCTTTAGGTGCCGAAGTTGAGTTTTGGCAAATTTATGAATCAGAAAACTGGTATCCGCGCTTGGAGGAACTCCGTCAGATGATTCGTCCAAACACAAAGATGATTTGTTTGAACAATGCCAATAATCCGACGGGGACAACCTTAAACCGGGCCTTTTTGGAAGAGGTCATTCAGCTGGCTCGAACAGTTGGGGCTTATGTCTTGGTCGACGAGGTTTATTTGCCTCTTGATGATTCGGAAGATTATGCGCCAATTGTTGACTTGTATGAAAAAGGTATCTCGACGAACTCACTTTCTAAAACATATTCTGTACCTGGTGTACGTTTAGGTTGGGTAGCGACTCAAGATGAGAAGCTCGCAGATGAGTTTCGAAAATACCGCGATTATACAATGATTTGTTGTGGCGTCTTTGACGATGCATTAGGAACTTTAGTCTTAAAGCACCGTGATCAAGTACTGGCGCGGAATAAAGAAATCGTCACTAATAATTTGCGGATACTCCGGGAGTGGGTGGAAAATGAGCCCCTGGTATCCATGATATATCCCAAAGCGGTATCGACAAGTTTTGTGAAATTTGAAGCGCTGGATCCGGCCCAAACAGAAGAATTTTGCGTGGCCTTGCTTAAAAATAAAGGCGTCCTTTTAGTACCGGGGAATAGATTTGACTTGCCAGGCTATGCACGTTTAGGCTATTGTACGGATGAAAAGACATTACGCAAGGGTTTGTCTGCTTTGTCTCAATTTTTGCGAGAATATAACAAATAG
- a CDS encoding nitroreductase family protein produces the protein MDFVKINKERHAVKTFDGKKIPTVDVKQIISAASLAPSAHNIQPWHFVIVESEQKRQELLSVVHGKNGQQVKEAGAVIAIFSDTNLSERSSEIARTGAGEMDSEQLQRFNSRYPQMFENMDEMMEASYLSLNIGFVTMNLMYVIKNRGYEGNIILGFERTERVNEILEVDKRYRPELLVVLGSSEAKGQASYRLPQQNIIEIR, from the coding sequence ATGGATTTTGTAAAAATTAATAAAGAACGCCACGCTGTAAAAACATTTGACGGTAAAAAAATACCAACAGTAGATGTGAAACAGATTATTTCTGCTGCGAGTTTAGCACCTTCTGCACATAATATTCAACCTTGGCATTTTGTCATTGTTGAGAGTGAACAAAAACGTCAAGAACTTCTATCCGTTGTGCATGGAAAAAATGGTCAACAAGTGAAAGAAGCTGGAGCAGTCATTGCTATCTTTAGTGACACGAATCTTTCCGAACGCTCTAGTGAAATTGCACGCACCGGAGCTGGAGAAATGGACAGTGAACAACTGCAACGTTTCAATAGTCGCTATCCACAAATGTTCGAAAATATGGACGAGATGATGGAAGCAAGTTATTTGTCATTGAATATTGGCTTTGTGACGATGAATCTCATGTATGTCATCAAAAATAGAGGCTATGAAGGCAATATTATTCTAGGTTTTGAACGCACTGAGCGCGTGAACGAAATACTCGAAGTCGATAAACGTTACCGTCCAGAGCTCTTGGTTGTACTGGGTTCATCAGAAGCAAAAGGTCAAGCAAGTTACCGCTTGCCACAACAAAATATTATTGAAATTCGATAA
- a CDS encoding polyprenyl synthetase family protein yields MLDFWQDYPEIKEKLIAVQTMMTERLAVNNTDIRDALQKFTTRGGKMVRPALFFLFSGLVDEEIEDEERLVKIAASLELLHSATLIHDDVIDDSPLRRGLPSVEAQFGKDVAVYTGDFIYTVYFELLCETMAATPFLPRNARSMKKILQGELTQMQSAFNADNSIRRYLKAISGKTAELLSLACLEGVYFSGGDKQMQRSARKIGLAIGLAFQIYDDVLNFTVGLEEADKPILTDFRQGIYTLPLLLAKEEAPEKVMPYLEAPEGLSRQECIQFSELVTDLGGITGSLFLAKHLTDQALLEIEKFPESRNREILMEVTQTLLQRNY; encoded by the coding sequence GTGCTAGATTTTTGGCAGGACTATCCTGAAATTAAGGAAAAACTTATCGCAGTACAAACTATGATGACAGAACGTTTAGCGGTAAATAATACAGATATACGTGACGCATTACAAAAGTTTACGACGCGCGGAGGTAAAATGGTTCGGCCAGCGCTTTTTTTTCTATTCTCTGGCTTAGTTGATGAGGAGATAGAAGACGAAGAACGTTTGGTTAAAATAGCAGCCAGTTTGGAGTTGTTACATTCGGCAACACTGATCCATGATGATGTTATTGATGATTCCCCTTTACGTCGCGGACTGCCGAGTGTTGAAGCACAATTTGGCAAGGATGTTGCAGTATACACAGGTGATTTTATTTATACGGTTTACTTTGAGTTGCTTTGTGAAACAATGGCTGCGACACCATTTTTGCCGCGTAATGCAAGGTCGATGAAAAAGATTCTTCAAGGTGAACTTACACAGATGCAATCCGCTTTTAATGCAGACAACAGTATCAGACGCTATCTTAAAGCTATCAGTGGTAAAACTGCAGAGCTCTTGAGTTTAGCTTGCTTAGAAGGTGTGTATTTCTCTGGTGGTGATAAGCAGATGCAACGGTCTGCACGAAAGATTGGCTTAGCGATTGGTCTGGCTTTTCAGATTTATGATGATGTACTGAATTTTACAGTCGGTTTGGAAGAAGCTGATAAACCAATATTGACCGATTTTCGTCAGGGGATTTATACCTTACCCTTGTTGCTGGCAAAAGAAGAAGCACCTGAGAAAGTCATGCCCTATCTGGAAGCGCCAGAAGGACTGAGTCGTCAAGAATGTATCCAATTTTCCGAACTGGTCACTGATCTAGGAGGGATTACAGGAAGTCTCTTCTTAGCAAAACACCTTACAGATCAAGCACTACTTGAAATAGAAAAATTCCCAGAATCTCGTAACCGCGAAATTTTGATGGAAGTTACCCAAACCTTATTACAAAGAAATTATTAA
- a CDS encoding prenyltransferase, which produces MNFKIFAELIELKAKTASVFPFILGVAYSLYHYQIANFGPLIIYFVAMFCFNCFVDIWDNYNDYHKAVDTEDYKKNTNIIGRENLSLSLIKGLLLFFFSISLILGLIVAGLVGWPVFWLGLFCYFIGIFYSAGPKPLSSLPVGELASGLTMGYLIFLICVYINTSGVFVWDFATLASTFLVALPSTLLIANLMLANNTCDLEEDEGNHRYTIVHYIGRKNALRWWTLAIILAYISIVGAVVLGLISPLMLLMFILLPFIIKQARPYLQRQVKSETFIASVKILMVFSLLQAVLMLLALVL; this is translated from the coding sequence ATGAACTTTAAAATATTTGCTGAGCTTATTGAGCTGAAAGCTAAAACAGCGAGCGTTTTTCCTTTTATACTGGGAGTTGCTTATTCACTTTATCATTATCAAATAGCCAATTTTGGCCCATTAATCATCTACTTTGTGGCTATGTTCTGCTTTAACTGTTTTGTAGATATTTGGGACAACTACAATGATTACCATAAGGCTGTAGATACCGAAGATTACAAGAAAAATACCAATATCATTGGACGGGAAAATCTATCTCTTTCACTGATAAAGGGCTTGCTCCTTTTCTTCTTCTCTATTTCCTTGATTTTAGGATTAATTGTGGCAGGGCTTGTGGGCTGGCCTGTGTTTTGGCTAGGACTTTTTTGCTATTTCATCGGTATTTTTTATTCGGCAGGTCCGAAACCCTTATCAAGTTTACCTGTAGGTGAGCTTGCCAGTGGTTTAACAATGGGCTACTTGATTTTTCTGATTTGTGTGTATATCAATACGAGTGGTGTTTTTGTTTGGGATTTTGCAACTTTGGCATCAACCTTCCTTGTTGCTTTACCAAGTACCTTGTTAATTGCTAACTTGATGCTGGCGAATAACACTTGTGATTTGGAAGAGGATGAAGGTAATCATCGTTATACTATCGTGCATTACATCGGGAGAAAGAATGCTTTGCGCTGGTGGACATTAGCCATTATATTGGCTTATATCTCGATCGTTGGGGCAGTAGTTCTGGGACTGATTTCACCACTCATGTTGCTCATGTTTATACTTTTGCCTTTCATTATCAAACAAGCGCGTCCTTACCTCCAAAGACAAGTAAAAAGTGAAACTTTTATTGCTTCAGTAAAAATATTAATGGTCTTCTCGCTATTGCAAGCGGTACTCATGCTGCTTGCTTTAGTTCTCTGA